A single genomic interval of Gammaproteobacteria bacterium harbors:
- a CDS encoding multidrug effflux MFS transporter codes for MPELISRLALIALVACSAVSTDLYLSGIPGLISELGASHADGQLTLSLFMVGFAFGQLLFGPLSDYYGRIPVVTAGLALYCIASLGCAIAPGMNLLLAARLVQGLGAASGPVIARAIVRDRYQARDAARVMAQLAAAMAVVPLVAPVIGSWLLYWFDWRAQFVMLILFGLLTLAGVRTLAESCPSIGQGSIALGRILAQFRHCMRSPAFIAFLLCGAASWAGSFAYISSASFIVIELLGVAPQHFGYTFMLAVTGYMGGAFLSARLVVRIGIGRTLMAGVASNLCGAALLLVLACADTPSLAGVIGAVFCCFLGGGLCLSIGQMGAISEFPQAAGSASAVFGFLQTAMAALAGYVVGQSYDATLMPTALAMCAAALVSLGGLVLLLLVSRHRPSTRE; via the coding sequence ATGCCTGAACTCATATCTCGCCTGGCACTGATTGCGCTGGTTGCCTGCTCTGCCGTATCGACCGATCTGTACCTCTCGGGAATTCCCGGCCTGATCAGCGAACTCGGAGCCAGCCACGCCGACGGGCAACTCACGCTCAGCCTGTTCATGGTCGGCTTTGCGTTCGGACAACTGCTGTTTGGCCCGCTATCGGACTATTACGGGCGCATACCGGTGGTGACGGCCGGGCTGGCGCTCTACTGCATCGCCTCGCTCGGGTGCGCCATCGCACCGGGCATGAACCTGTTGCTCGCGGCGCGGCTGGTGCAAGGGCTCGGCGCTGCCTCGGGCCCGGTGATTGCACGCGCCATCGTGCGCGATCGCTATCAGGCACGCGATGCTGCGCGCGTGATGGCGCAACTGGCCGCGGCGATGGCGGTGGTGCCGCTGGTGGCGCCGGTGATCGGCAGCTGGCTGCTGTACTGGTTCGACTGGCGGGCGCAATTCGTGATGCTGATCCTGTTCGGCCTGCTCACCCTTGCCGGGGTGCGCACGCTTGCCGAGAGCTGCCCGTCGATCGGGCAGGGGAGTATCGCTCTTGGACGAATATTGGCGCAGTTCCGGCATTGCATGCGCAGCCCGGCGTTTATCGCGTTTCTGCTCTGTGGCGCTGCGAGCTGGGCTGGCTCGTTTGCCTATATTTCCAGCGCCTCGTTTATCGTGATCGAATTGCTCGGCGTGGCGCCACAGCATTTCGGCTATACCTTCATGCTGGCGGTGACGGGTTATATGGGCGGTGCCTTTCTCAGTGCGCGACTGGTGGTGCGTATCGGTATCGGTCGCACGCTGATGGCGGGCGTTGCGTCCAACCTGTGCGGTGCCGCGTTGCTGCTGGTGCTCGCCTGCGCGGATACACCCTCGCTGGCGGGAGTGATCGGGGCGGTGTTCTGCTGCTTTCTGGGCGGCGGCTTGTGCCTGTCGATCGGGCAGATGGGCGCAATATCGGAGTTTCCCCAGGCCGCCGGATCCGCGTCCGCGGTATTCGGTTTCCTGCAGACTGCGATGGCTGCGCTGGCGGGCTATGTCGTTGGCCAGAGCTATGACGCTACCTTGATGCCGACGGCGCTCGCCATGTGTGCGGCGGCACTGGTATCACTGGGCGGTCTGGTATTGCTGCTGCTGGTGAGCCGGCACCGACCGTCGACCCGCGAATAA